The genomic DNA aacagtcaTCGAGACAGTGGTATAAGAGATTTGATACATTTATGACCACTCGTGATTTTAGGAGGAGCAGTTACGATAGTTGTGTCTACTTTAAAGTATGTGATGATGGGTCGTTCGTTTACCTGTTGTTGTATGTTGACGATATGCTAATTGTCGCTAAAGATCAGAGAGAGATTAAAAAAAGGTGAAAGCATAGTTGATTagcgagtttgagatgaaagatttaggtGCAGCAAAGAAGATGCTTGGAATGGAGATTCTTAGAGATCGATCGGCTGGTAAATTGTACATGAGTCAAAAGAGGTACATCGAGAAAGTTCTTAGTAGGTTTAACATGCAAAGTGCCAAGCCGGTAAGTACTCCACTAGCTACTCATTTTAGACTTTCGTCTTCTTTGTCACCACAGTCAGATAGTTATGATGATTATATGTCGCGAGTGCCATACTCTAGTGTCGTTGGCTCCCTTTTGTATGTTATGGTTTATTCACGGCCTGACTTAGCATATACAATTAGTGTTGTTAGTAGATATATGGCAAACCCTAGTAAGGAACATTGGAAAGCAGTttagtggattctcagatactTATGTGGTTTTACTGATGTTTGTTTACAGTTTGGGAAAAGTAGAGATGGAGTTGTCGGTTACGTCGATTCAGATTACGCTAGAGATCTTGATAAGAGAAGATCGTTGTCTGGTTACATTTTTTGTGTTGGTGGTTGCGTTATTAGTTGGAAGGCTATGTTGCAGACTacagttgctttgtctactaaagaggcagagtacatggcGATTACAGAAGCTTGCAAAGAAGCAATTTGGATGAAAGACTTGTTTGGTGAACTTAGTGAAGATTTGCTGATTTCTACAATCTTTTGTGATAGCCTAAGTGCTATTTTTCTAATAAAGGATTAGATGTTTCACGAGAGgactaagcacattgatgtacAGTATCATTTTGTGCATGATGTGATTGCTCGTGGTGATATTGTTGTGAGCAAGGTGAGTACATACAATAATTCTACATATATGATGACCAAGTTACTTCCTATTACCAAgtttgagcattgcttgaacttGGTTGGTCTTCATTGCTGAGTTATTCCCTTAGGGGTTTTGGTGGAAGAGGTTTGATTTTATGGTTATGCTATCAAAGATTGGAATTCGTTACgaggtggagattgttagagtttgtggcccAAATTCTTGTTGGGTTAGCGGGCAAAATAGACCTGTAGACTTAATGGGTCTAAccctttttaatttatattgtattttaggGTTAGACAATATATAGAGAATACGACCGTCTTATCTCTTATCTAGTTTTACGTTGTCCACCAAAATTGGTACAATCTTCGATATAGTGAAACCTTCTCTTCCGCCTGTGGTTTTTCACACGTAAAGGGTTTTCCATGTAATCTTAGTGTTCGTTCTTCTTTTTCGCTTATATCCTCGTTTATTGTGGTTTGATTCTAACATATTATATCTCTTCTTTAGCTAGATCCTTTGCCTATTGGATGTATCATCACTTACATGTTAAATGAGTTAACTTGAGAAACTGGTTAAACATATAACaagtcaaatatttattaaatttgttaaaagcATCTTAAAGAGACAAAAATGTAATAAACGGGTTAAAAACATgcaaattaagataaaaatgtgttaaacaggTTAAAAATAcgaatcaaaattatattaaatgaatcaaataagtattaaatggaaaaaaaaattgtgttacCCAATTTATATTGGGGTCAACCCATATTAGTGAATAATATGGATTGTGTAACTGGTTTcgtaaatttaatttggatttatCGTATATTTACCtctaaaaatatggattgattCATTTTAGAAAATAGATTTAGAGATAAGGATTTGaagaaaattaaagagaaaaaaataagatgTAATCATGTAGAATAGAACCTGAATCTAAATCTAAAGTgccatataattattatttttttataaaatttgaatatataaaaattgtgataataaattaatttttgttatggATTGAAGGTCATGTTTAGTCCATTCAGGGACGGCCTGAGACTCGAGGCCCAACCATTTTTTTTTGgctcaataaattaaaaaattatactaattataaattttaacaaaattaaaatatataattataatatctactatttaaaaaaaatcataatatattttaaaaatataaatataatttagagaaaaatattaattaatatataacatatataattggTCAATTTTGACTATACAAGTGAATCTACAATTAAGAATAGTTCATAATATGCATTGaaccattatttatttttgtcggCTTAAAAAACAGCCACTTTAATCATTATTCACTTAATTACACTTTCTTGATTCTTAACACTCAGACAACGTGAAATTTATGGTGGGCTATAGTCCGGAATAAGTCcaacacaaataaattaaaattgaattgtaatattTGATCCAATATTCTTTTTGAATGGTAGCCCAATctatatatcataaatatatgtATAGAGGTGATGGGCTCAATCTAAGGCTCCAGTaagttttaatttgttaatggCCTTTGGttttttaatacatattaatGTGTTGTAGCCCAATTTCACAATAATTAACATATTCTATTTTCTAagtccattttttttttcaatttaagaagttaccatcacatatttttcttttcactttaatataacaattaaaccgtaaatatttaatattataatgagttataattttttttttttaaatcaactaACTAACAAGTTCCGGTTAAACTCTCGGGTAAAAATAAGGGTACCCAATGggccatatattttaaatttgagagaCAGACTCAAAGTAGTTGGGTTTATGATTGGGCCCAGGGCCCAGGGTAACCCATCAGAAGTTTTAACTTTAAAAACAAATGTCCATTTTCAATTAAAGcttagtgtttttttttaaaaaaattattaggagataattattgttattgtaaTTACTTGAGTTGGAGTGTATTTTGTTTGGCTCATATCTTATCTTGTTTACTCGGATTGGATTATTTGTTATTGGCTTTGtggatttatgtttttttttttaaaaaaaatttctattgaaactaatattttttttacagagtctcttatatatatttttttatttatacgcgttttttattattttaactatatatgtaGATGTAAGTGGGGCCGACCCTGGGTAAGCTCGTCAAACCCTCGTGCTAAGACAGtccatttgttaaaaataaaaagctatttagttaaatttattgtaaatttgaacataaaatattttagctTGGTGGTTCAAGATAAAAATTTACAAGTTTTATTTGGTTATTGATTCAAatctcacaaaaaaaatatatatattttattttatcaattttttaaactagatctagagcaataaaaatatatttactttttttttctatcgGAGTTGGGGCAGTCCAAAACTCGGGGCTGACTCTAAATTGGTGAGTTATCATTTAACAAACTTTTTCCGGCATTATTTTACAACCCACGGGAAAAACCAAATTTCATTGTTGCTTAATATACTTTATAGAGATTATTTCGacactaaataattaattcaaacggGCTTACTACTCATCCTTTTGGAATTCAAACAAAGAGTTTCTTATTTGGAGTTTTTatcaatcaattttaaaatggttagatcttaattagaatttaatttttacaaatttatcatattatttaacatctaaattataatttaactattttaaatattattttatattatttataatttaattaataagaattaactctttgtcaaaaaataataataataataatatgtttctTAGGTTTTGCTTTACATTTTTGTATTCCatcttgtcaaaaaaataataataaacaatcaACATTTTTCTTTATCATCTTGCAttgatatgatatatatataaattatattataattaaaataatgaagtaaaatatataaatcatgatggctattattgtatttttgttcaTGTTTTTATCTCTAGTTTTTTATTCCTAGCTAGTCGGTGATGACATTCTTTTACATAAAATCACCACCCACATGATTGATTGCCACAAATTATTaggttttaaaatacttataactaatttagtctaattaatgactGATCAGTTTGCTCAAATTCATCATGAATcatcaaattaatcaaaatatacccaaattaagaagaagaagaagattaagcAGGAGGAATTACTCAAAACCAAACATATCTCATAACTAGGTTTACAACTTAAAACATATCTATATATgatatctatataatatatatatatacaaccatatatatatgttgttCATGATGAAACTGATGGATCTCTAGCTAGCTAGCAAAAACCATGGGCTGAAACTCCTCTCTGTATATTAATTACTATGAGAAGTTTTTGTTCTAGAAAAATGTCGGCGGTGGTGATATTGTCTTGTTGGAAGATATCATGAGTAATCCTCCGCCATAGCTCCCGCAAGATttaaacttcttcttcttcttatatgGGTTTTCCGGCTTGGGTAGATCCTCCAAGCACTTAACATTAGAAAGAGAAGTGAATGATTGTGATTTCCCATCGTAATGCATTGACAACCCTCGTCTATATATaccatcatcaacaacaaattaattaactttttaattcaaaaagagaaacccaacaaaataaattaacttaaaattaattacttgATAGGGAGTTGCCGGAGAAGAAGGCTGGACATGTTCTTCAAGGGTCCTTCCACCGGAGGCTGATGATCAGTAGTAGGAGAAGAGATTGTTTCACTCTTATTATCATCAtcagaagaagatgaagatgatgatgatgattcaaCGCCGGAGATTGAGAAATCAGAGTCATAATCACCGGCACCGCCACTCTGTTTCTTGAAATCGGGAGGAGAAGAATTACTCATATTTTTGGTCTAGTATATATGAAATGAACATAAGGTCGGGGGTGTTACATATAGTATATGTAAATGGGATTGGGAATAGAGAGATAAAAGGAGATAAGGGTaagtattattaaattattataattcttataattatgGGTACTTGTAATTTCTAGATTCGAATTTATCCGCATTATATTTTGTCACTTTTATTAGGCAATCTTGTCCATTCTTCAGGCCCCACTCAGATTTCCCCTTGGAACTATttgaagtgttttttttttttatcaattttattttttatcatgtCACTctaattttaatcataattactcattttataaactaaaatataattattttatttttataaattttaaaattttaatataaataatattataataatttaacaaaataaaaatccaaataatataatttttcaatttaaacaaaattataagaaaaaaccTTCAAATAACCCATGTGATATTGAACAAGCCCTTTACTATGTAGGTTTcactcataataataataataaaaaaggggttaataacatgtttaatttatatcatCTGTGTTTGAAAATAATCACATGACAGCTAAAATAACACAAATAATTAAGGATAAACCGTTCCACAGTAACAGATTGAAAACAGATCAGAAAAAATCTGAAATATGCTTACCAGGGTGACAGGGTTCATAGTTGGATGGTATTTACATGTCTTTCTCCGAACTgaaaatatacaattaattaatttttttttaatttttttttctgttgttgttgtaaaaatagattttaaaatcattcatattttcataatttataatttatattttaaatttaaattatttttcgaTTTCGATGCACCAGATAAATTCAATCCCACGTCAGGGcggaaataatttatatttaaaatctctAGCAAGAACGAGGTGGGACCGGTAGATTCGGGCAGggataataatacaatttttcgAACCAAATCATCTCATTGTTATCCTACCCTAAATAATATAGTTGATTAAACTAAACTtattaaatcaatcaatcaaaatctttaactaaaatataatataattgatttttgtctataaaatgtttaatttattgagTCTTCACGATGATTTagatgtttattttaaaagtgagCTAATGAGATGAGGATGAAAAGCAGGCAAGCTATAAATTATATACGTAGGTAGGCAAGCAAAAGTACTACCGTacaaccaaatttatttattgatccACATACATATCAGTTAATTAGGCAACCAATTTGGATTATCCTTCACTGGTCACCAATCATCAATAATCAACAATGCTGTATTATCCCAAGTCTAGTtaggtttaaaaaatattatttcattctccttttattcatatcatttaatttattttcatgttttatatattttttatttaataatgtttttgttgtgcttaatttttttttacatatatagacaattaaaaataataataattaaactaagaAAGTGATGttgaattttggataaaataaataactaactATAAGTCTATAACTATAGTACTTccggaaaataaataaatgtcaaaATATAAATGTGGTGACTCCTTTGTCtctgttcattttttttttaataaggttAATAAGGATTAAGGACACGATATCCAAGATCTTGTTTACTTTAATAAGGTTTTTCTATCGAAATGATATACTATTGGTATTGGAATCGGATAATCTTTAGATATCGATGATGAAATTTAAGTATATATCAAAATTGGTttggttggttcaccaaaatcTATAATCATTCGTTGATTTGTAGCATTTTGAGAGAAATACATTTTATGTAGAAGAGTTTTCGCAAGCAATCTAGATTCGTCATAGGGATGGATCTTCGATAAGTTTTTAGAACGATACTTaatgtagtgtcaaaagtctaatTGTAACCTATCATGAGATTGCTTCCGTTTCATTCTATATGTAAAAATGTTAAAGTTAAGAACATGCTTGATCAACAGTCTAATGACTCACTAgtcgaattagatatagaaaaaaaattaaagattaaggaaaattcattttataatagaGTTTTAATTATGGTAGGCCCATGGCCGACCTTAGGGTAAGCCCGACAAGGACTCGGTTAGGGCAACCCacttgttaaatttattaaagtatttagttaaatttattgtaattttaaacataaaatggtTTACCTTAGGGGTTAAGGatgaaaacttatatttttatatagttatgGTTCCAAATCTCACTTAAAagcaaaattttttattatcaaaattttaaactagaCTTAgggaaacaaaaatatatagattttttttctacTAGAGCTGGGGCAACCTAAAAATCGGGGCCGACTATCTAAGACACAAATAAGTATTCTCGTTTAAATAAGACGTTTTGCGTTGGTAAAATATTGATAGTTTCAATGTGGGACATTGTTATACTTACTCGCTAACatgattttataagatttttgttGAGAGAAGTTTTGAGAgtcaaatatttaatcaaatatcttGTTATTTGAATGAAAGACTATTCACggtgaaatattaatttataatatgtgcatgaaaaatgtTCCATTATGGTAAATCGTATATGTCATAAAAATGTGGAATTaacaactcacttatttttctattatcaaTGTGTGACTAGTATTTCgaattttctatatattatgGCTAAAATTCACTAGGTGATGTTCGAGTTTTTCAGTAGTTGCtgagaagtttggattgatacGGCTATTATAAAATGTCTACATATTTGGTTACCATCTCGATTATTTACCGGTGGACTATTTGGTTGAAAGAAAATTGTTGAATTTTCAAAGATCGTATCATTTGattcgtatcattcataatgatattattataacgCTTTCTGATATTCGTTTTTAAAAGTTAATGGAGTCGATTGGAGCGTTAATAATTTCTTTGAGAATTTACGAGCTTGAAAATCGGTTTAgtgtctaattttttatttttttgactttttatttttattttctaatgtcgtgatttattatatatatatatatatatatatatatatatatatatatatatatatatatgataaataaaaattgtcaaTTTAATTCCAAATCCAAATCttgattaaatttaaagaatgaaaaacGTATGGTTGGACGAtgatgattaaaattttaaattcaatattagTATAattagcatgtatcccgtgcatttttacgagtaataatataaaaaatcgtgaaaaaaatattatggtaaaaattttatgggcgggtcaacccacaatccgacccaagtatctatttactttcacatatatccaaattaaccatagctctcgacccggtaatccggacactttaaaaattaagtatcattatttatatatatatatattaactagttaaaaagttgaacttatattgttaaaatgtcacgcgtttatcaaattttgggttgaattaaaaagataaagtgttattagtctagtttgttaaaaggttgtacttgttttgttaggttgcaagatCGAACCacacctatagtatttttaattttatttttagccattttaattttatgggcaggtcaatccacaatccgacccaagtatccatttactctcacatatatccaaattaaccacagctctcgacctggcaatccgaacactttaaaaattaagcattatatatatatatagacataagtttgaaccatatgaatcatttatgattaaaattttaaaatatacttaatttatttggagtaattatttttcaactatttaaattacatgtttgaaaaaaaaataatagtaaaatgatttttttttatgtaaaatgaaataaactaatatatactgttttattattattactattactgTTCTTTTATTTTCTCTGTACCAACTTAATCCAAAACTGGCTTATATGAGTTGactaaaatcttaaataaactgtttgatattttttttaaatcgacaTTAACGGTTTAGTTTTGAATTTTGGTATACAAAGAGGACTAAATCGAATACTTACCCTTGATTAAAATGGGATTAAACCGCCTAGATgaataacaaattattataaaaaaaactattaaatttaaaatattgtgaaTTCTTGACTAACAAAATGACAAATGCAAAAGAGATTCTGTCTTGGATGACAAACTCGAGGTACTCTTTATTGCAATTAACGTTGTAATCCTATggtaattgttttattttgattttaaacatTACAATTAAATATTCAGCCTATTGAAAATAGACTGTTTAATTCTTCATATATTTGATACAAAGATAGTAACGTCAAAATGACAATCATTATTATTCTTGTGCATAGAACAATGCTTTATTACAAGTATTTAAGATTCATCAACAAATTAAGTTAGCATCATCAAATCATTAACTACTAACCCGAGAAGATGGTTGAAGCCGAATTGACTTTACCTAAGGAATTTGGATATGTGGTGCTCGCCATCGTTCATTATTGTTTCCTCAATTTCTGGATGGCTCGACAAGTCGGCAAAGCCCGCCAAAAGTAGTATTAATCATTGCATCTTTCCGAACCCCtaattattgaaaaagtttAACGGTTTGATTGATTGTGGTTGTTGATGTTCTATGATGGTATAGGTATAAAGTGTTCTATCCGACATTGTACGCATCCGAGGCAGAAAACAAAGATGCCAAACTCTTCAATTGTGTCCAAAGAGGTCATCAAAGTTCGCTAGAAATGATGCCAATGTTCTTCATCCTCACCACACTTGCAGGAATTCGCCACCCATTTGTCGCCGCCTCTCTTGGCTTTATCTACACGATTACGCgctatttcttcttcattgGCTACTCCACAGGCGATCCCCAAAAACGTCTCTCAATTGGGTTAGTTCTAGTTCATCCATTAttgatcattaattaattaatacataattCAATTGAGATCTTATATCTGGATGCAGGAAATTTGGATTCTTGGCACTGATGGGGCTGATGGTATGTTCGATTTCTTGCGGGATAAGATTTATTCTTGCGTGAAAACTCTGCACCGTGGATTGATAAATTTGGTTTAATTGTCATTGAATATTTAATAACACCAGTTGAATAATTGGATTTTATTTACTTAAGTATATTACTAATCtatgtttttaattatgaattgaGTTCAGTCAAATAGTTTGATGTTTATGTTTGAATGTTcatgtttagttttttttattcgaCCCAAATCAATTAAACGATTCAAAGATTTCTTAAACAAGACGATTAATAGTTGAGCTATCCTTACTTATGTTAATTTAACTACATAATTAGCTAGgtgcaaaatattttttttaagtatgaattttgatatatataatagtcatttaagtttaaccaaaaaaaataataatataactaaatataaattagtattattttgGGCAAAAACAATTGAGTCTAACATGACCATGTGATGTATAATGAGATTTTTTTGCATTTTCTGAGGacattgttaatttttttttattaatggaATATGAATTTGACCCACAAATTGggtttctttgatttttgattttttatttacttattgaAATGTTGctgatttgaattttgaatggTGTTAAGGATTTTTATGAATGACTaaacaaaataagtaattaataaaacacAATTCATCCATAAATATAGATAGATTCTGAcaccaacttttttttttttcaaaatgccAATAACGGCTATATTGTCAGGTTGCCCGctcaaatatcaaatttgaattgCTCTTTCTCAAACGTTACTATTTTCAAAAGTTGATGGTATTTTTAGGCCATTAACTTTCTAATTCTACTATATATCTTATCTTTACCAGTTACCATTAATCTAAACAAAATCCATTTCTCAAAAACCTCTTTACTCTGTCTTTCGGTCTTTCTGTCTGTCCCTCCTCTTTTGCAACATAACAATGGGGAGTTGTTTTAGCAAGAAAACCAGAGGCGACAACACTTCTCCAAGCCAAACCAAACCACCTCAAAATGAACTCAAAACCCTAGTTACTGAAAAAAAGACGAGAGTGGAAGATC from Impatiens glandulifera chromosome 9, dImpGla2.1, whole genome shotgun sequence includes the following:
- the LOC124916117 gene encoding protein OXIDATIVE STRESS 3 LIKE 2-like, whose protein sequence is MSNSSPPDFKKQSGGAGDYDSDFSISGVESSSSSSSSSDDDNKSETISSPTTDHQPPVEGPLKNMSSLLLRQLPIKRGLSMHYDGKSQSFTSLSNVKCLEDLPKPENPYKKKKKFKSCGSYGGGLLMISSNKTISPPPTFF
- the LOC124913659 gene encoding microsomal glutathione S-transferase 3-like; amino-acid sequence: MVEAELTLPKEFGYVVLAIVHYCFLNFWMARQVGKARQKYKVFYPTLYASEAENKDAKLFNCVQRGHQSSLEMMPMFFILTTLAGIRHPFVAASLGFIYTITRYFFFIGYSTGDPQKRLSIGKFGFLALMGLMVCSISCGIRFILA